The Geothrix oryzae DNA window GGTGGGCACCACCGTCCGCTACGAACGCCATGTGGTGGCCGTAGTACCGACCGGCACCATCGGCCAGGAGCTCGTCGCCGACTTCCTGCCGGAAGTCCGCCGGGATTCCCAGCTCATCGCATCCCTCGAACCCAAGCGGGTGGTGGCCCTCTTCCACAGCAACCGCGCCGTGGAGCTGCTGGCCGAAGGCAAGCCGGATGAGGCCCTGCACTACGCCCACCACTCGATCGAGGTGGACCCCGGCCTCGGCGTGGGTTGGAACATCCTGGGGGTCGTCCAGCGGGCCAAGGATCAGGACAAGGAGGCGGAGGTCTCGTTCCGGAAGGCCCTGGAGGTCGATCCTCGGGACGGCGCGCCCTGCGGGAACATGGAGAACCTCATGCGCGCCCAGGGCCGGGATGAGGAAGCCCGCCGCTTCCGGGAGCGGGGTCTGGAGATCCGCAAGCGCGACCCCTTCTTCAACGCCTTCCTGGCCGAGGAGGCGCTGGCCGATGAGCAATGGAGCGAGGCGGAGAAGCGCATCAAGCAGGCCATCAAGCTCCTGCCCCGGGAACCCGAGTTCTACCTGATCCAGGCCCGGGTGAGCCTGGCCCAGGGGCAGACGAAGGATGCCATCAAGGCCCTGGAGAAGGCGCGGAAGTGGTCCCTCCCCGAAGCGCAATCCCGCTACGACAGCAAACTGGCCCTGCTCAGGAGCCTGAAACCCGTCTGAAGGCCTAGTCGGGGCTCATCCTTCGGCGCCGGCGGCGGCGCGCAGTTCGCGGCGGAGGGCTTTGCCCACGGCGTTCTTGGGGATCTCGGCCAGGAAGCTGAAGCGGGTCGGCACCTTGTAGTTGGCCAGGAGGGTCCGGCAGTGGGCGCGGATCTCGTCGACGCTGAGGTCCTTCCGGGAGACGACGAAGGCGCGCACGGCCTCGCCGGTGCCCTCGTCGGGAACGCCGACCACCGCCACATCCGCCACATCGGGATGCAGGGCGATGCAGGCCTCCACCTCGTTGGGGAACACATTGAAGCCGCTGACGATGATCATGTCCTTCTTGCGGTCCGTGATCTCCAGGTAGCCCTCGGCGTCGAAGCGGCCGATGTCGCCCGTGTGCAGCCAGCCGCCGCGCAGCGTCCTGGCGGTCTCGTCGGGCTGGTTCCAGTAGCCCTGCATGACCTGGGGGCCGCGCACCACGATCTCGCCGTGGCTGCCGGTCGCCACCGGAAGCCCTTCGTCATCCACAATGCGGACTTCGGTGCCGGGCAAGGGCAGCCCCACCCCGCCCACCTGCGCCATGGTGCGGCGGAGGCGCTTCCCCTCGCGGATGGCGGCGTTGTAGGTGACCAGCGGGCTGGTCTCGCTGAGGCCGAAGCCCTCGATCACCAGGCAGCCCGTGAAGGCCTCCCAGCGCTGGAGCACCGCCGGATGGGTCTGCATGCCCCCGGCGAAGGCGCCCAGCATCTTCCGGGTCATGGCCGGCTGGAACCAGCTTTCGTCGGGAAGCGCCTTGAGCAGCGTGTTCACCGCCGTCATCCAGGTGATCTCGTGGTTCTTGAAGGCCGGGTGCAGGTTCTTGAGGGGGCGCGGATTGGGCACCAGGATGTTGTGGCTGCCGGTGTGGAAGCCGAAGCACAGGTTGATGGTGAAGGCGATGACATGGTACATCGGCAGCACCGTCAGCACAGTCTCCTCCCCGTGGGTGAGGTAGACCTTGGTGATCTCCGCGATCTGCTCGAGGTTGGCCAGCAGGTTGCCGTGGCTCAGCATGGCGCCCTTGCTGGTGCCCGTGGTGCCCCCGGTGTACTGGAGCAGGGCGAGGCTTGCGCGCGTGGGGCCCGGGTGTTCCACCGCATCGGGAAGGAGGTGTTCCTTGGCCAGGTACAGGGCGCCCTGGTGCAGGGCCCGGGGCAGGCGCGTGAACGGCAGGCCCAGGGCGGGAATCTGGCCCGAGAGCTTGAGCTTGGCCTGGATGAGGGTGCGGGTGAACAGGGGGAAGAAGTCGGCGATGCCCGTCACCACGATGGTCTTCACCTGGGTCCTGGGAACGACGGCGGCCACCTTGTCGCCGAAGTGGTCGAGCACCACCAGCACCTCGGCGCCGCTGTCCTGGAGCTGGAGCTCCAGCTCGCGGGGCGTGTAGAGGGGGTTGGTGTTGACGACCACGCATCCGGCCTTGAGGGCGCCGAAGGCGCACACGGGATAGGCCAGGGAGTTGGGCAGCAGGATGGCGATGCGGGCGCCCGCCTGAAGCTGGAGGCCGTGCCGCAGGTAGGCCGCGAAGGCGTCCGAGAGGCGATCGACCTCCCTGAAGCTGAGGGAGGCCTCCATGCCGTTGGGGAGGACGATGGTCTCGGCCTTCCGGTCGCCGTAGCGGGCCGCCGCCGTGCGCACGAGCTGGCCCAGATTCTCGAAGGGAAAGGGCTGGGCCTCGCGTCCCACGCCCGCGGGATAACCTGCCCACCACACCTGTTCTGATTCCACGGATCCGCCTTCCCTGCCGGGTCGCTCCGGGGAGCGGCCGTCTGGTCAACTCACATCGCTTAACTTGTCGATGTTCATTATTTTAGACTTCAACGGGCCCCTTTCGGGAGGGGCGATTATTGCCGGGGCGATGCGGCTTCGGCCTTCGGATCTGGCAGAGTCGAAGCGGAGGCCCTCGATGAAGGCAGTCATCCAGCGCGTGACGCGGGCCTCGGTACGATCCGGGGACCTGGAGGCGACCATCGGTCCCGGCCTGCTGGTGCTGGTGGGCCTCGAAGCCGGCGACACGGAGGAGACCTGCGCCTGGGCCGCCGCCAAGATCGCCTCCCTGCGCATCTTTGAGGACGGCGACGGGAAGATGAACCTCGGCCTTCAGGAAGTGGGCGGTGAGATCCTCGCCATCAGCCAGTTCACCCTGGCGGGCAGCATCGCCAAGGGCCGGCGCCCCTCCTTCGACGCGGCCATGAGCCCCGACGCGGCCCGGGTGCTCTTCCGGAAATTCCTGGACCTGCTCAAGGTCCAGCATCCAGCCGTGAAATCGGGCTTCTTCCAGGAGCACATGGAGGTCGAGCTTCTCAACGATGGGCCTGTGACCTTCATTCTGGAGCGCTGAGCCCGCGCGAGAGGAGCGGTGCCAGGGCCAGGGTCAGCCCCGCCAGCACCAGGCCCGCCGCCACATCCGTGAGGTAGTGGACGCCGATGTAGACGGTGGCGAACACGATGGCGCCGGCCCAGACCCAGAACAGGGCCGCGAGGCGGGGAAAGCATCGCGTGGCCAGGAGGGCGGGCAGCACCGAAAGCGCCGTGTGGCCGCTGGGGAACGCATCCAGCGTGGTGGCTTCCGCGCCGCGCAGGAAGGCACGGACGGCCTGGGAGATCGCCCCACCGCCCAGCTGGACCGGGGCCAGGGCCTCCGGCACCCGGGGGCCTTCCGCAGGCCACAGGAAATAACCCAGGAACGAGAGGTAGAACCCGAGGAGGATCGCAAACGCCACCCGCTCGAACCGCGCCGGGCCGAGGCGGACGCGGGCCAGCACCCCCACCGACAGGGGCAGGAAGTAGAAGCTGGCGTAGGCGAGGTAGACCAGATCCGTGAAGGCCGCGGGCCGGCCGAAAGCCCCCCGCCAGGCCACCGCGAGCGATCCGAACCAGCGCTGGTCCAGGGCGGCGAGCGTGGCATCCCAGCGGTGATCATTCACGGCCACCACCAGCGGCTGGAGCAGCAGGAAGACGAGGAGCACCACCAGCACCGGAACGAAGTCCCGCAGGAGGTGGACGGCCTGCCTCCGGGCCCGGCCGAGTCCCAGACTGAGCACGAGCAGCCCGGCGAAGGTGAAGGCCCGGAGCAGCCAGCCGTCGGGCCGCGCCAGGAGCGTCAGCGCCAACAGGATGGTCAGCACCAGGACCGTGAGGCGCTCCGAGGGCCGCAGGGCCGAGGCTGCCCCGGCCCTCATGGCTCCTGCGCCTCCGCTTCCGTCCCCAGCCATGCGGGCGTTCCCTCCGGCGGCCCCAGCCATCGGCCGGGATCCTCGAGGACCTTCTGGACGAGGACGAGGGCCCGGGCGCAGGAAAAGGCATCGTCGATGCGCTCGTCGAAGGTCCAGCGCACGGAAAGGGCCTCCTCCGCGCTCACGCCGTCCCGGGTCGCGAAGGTCGCGCGGCGCGGGGCGGAGACGGCGCCGAAAATGGAGACGGTGCCGTACTCGTAGAGGTGGTGGAAGACATCGGAGACGCCCACGGAACCGAGGTTGGCCAGGAAGATGCTCGCGTACATGGGGTCGTCGCGGATCATGAAGCCCGGGTAGAGGTTCCAGTGATCCAGCCCTCGGGCGAGCCCCACCAGCAGGCGCACCACCGGGCCGGGTAGCCGCATGATCAGGGCGACTTCCTTGTCCACGGCCCGGTCCGTCTCCCGGGCCTCCTCCACCTGGGTGGAGATGCGGGCGGAGAAGGCCGTGAAACTCTCGCCCTCGAAGGCCGCCAGCTTCACGGTGGCCCCGGGGGCCTCATCCGTGAAGGCCTTCTTGGCGACGAAGGATATCGACACGCCCCGCCGCTGATAGAGCCGTCCCCCCGAGACGAAGCGGTTCAGGCGCGGCCGGGTCTCCAGCGCCACGGCGGTGGCGTAGGCCACCAGATGGAAGAGCGTGGCCCGGGGGTGGTGGACGCGGTTGTACGCCTTGAGCCAGACGCGCGCGGCGGCGATGCGGTAGAGGGACTCCTGGTAGACGCAGCTCTCGTTCCGGCCCCGCATGAGGTAGGGCATGATGCGCCGCACCGGGGCCTCGCCGCGGATCAGATCGCCATCGGGACGGGAGAAGAGGGGCATGGATCAGGGTCGGCGCGGTGGACCGGCACTGTCAAGAACACCCGGGGATCATCTTTTCGCGTTGACACCGCAGGGCGGCAGGACTATCCCTGGGGCAACCTTTCCGGTGCTGCCATGACGATGCGTTCCGCAGGTCTCCGCCTACCCGCTTCCGGTCTGCTCGCCGCGGGCCTTCTCCTGGCCGGCGCCCCGGCCCGGGCCCAGGAGGCGGCAACGCCCTGGTCCATGACCGTCTATCTCCAGCAGAGCTGGCCCAAGCAGACGGAGACCAACCGCCAGATCAAGGAGGTCAACGCGGCCCTGGGCTCCTCCTTCAAGACCTGGGACGATGTGGCGAACCTCAACCTCGGCGTGCAGGCCTTCCGCGACCTGAATCCGCGCTGGAAAGTGGGCCTCGAGCTGGACTACTCCCGCGGGAAGATCGACGGGGCGACCACCCTGGACACGCCCGCCGGTCCCGCCACGCTCGCCTTCGAGCAGAAGTACACGATCTACGCGGATCTCCTGGCCCTGGCCCAGTTCCGGCCCCTGGGGGGGAACGGCCGCTGGATCCCCTTCCTCCAGGCGGGGATCGGTCTGGCCTACGAGAAGGACCGGACCCTCCTGACGCTGCGCAACGACTTCCTGGACGAGACCCTGATCCAGGTCGACAACAGCGGCTGGTTCCCCATGTTCACGGTCGGTGCGGGCGTCGATGTCTACTTCTCGAATCGGCGCACCTGGTACGCCGAGGTCGGCGTGAGCTATTCCTGGGCCCGCCTGAAGCACGATGTCGCCGCGAGCGGCGCCCTGACACCGGGCACCGTCCGGGCCGACACGGATTCCACGGGGCCCAATGCGTGGCTGGGCATCGGGCGGAGGTTCTAGACCGGAGTCAACGAAACGACGCCCCGGAGGAGGACCCCCGGGGCGTCGGACCTGCTTCCCGGTGCTGGATCAGAGCGTCAGGCGCTGCAGGCTGGCCTTCAGGCTCTCGTCGACGATGGCGAGGCAGTCGGCGAAGTGCGCCTTGGTCTCCTTGCTGAAGCCCGTTTTGGCCGGAGCGGCCTTGAGCGAAGGCTGCAGGGCGCGCAGCGCCTCCCGGGCCAGGGCCCGCGCGTCGGCGGGCGTGAGGGGGTTGGCCCGTAGCACCTGGGCGCTCAGCTGCCGCAGGTGCTCCCGCTGCAGGTTGCGCCGCATGACCGAGACCTCGCGCCCGCTCTTCAGCTCCGTCCAGATGGCGCCCTGCAGGGCGTCATAGAGTTCCGACAGGCGGAAGGCCTCCTTGGGATTCGTCAGCTTGTCCGGCGCATCCAGAATCCGCTGGGCCACGGCGGGCTGGAACAGCTGGGCCAGCACCTGGGTCTGGGTCCGCAGCACCCACTGGGCGGGCGAGGGATCCGCGTTCAGCGGCCCGCCGAACCGGTCGGTGGTGAGGCGGGAGAGGAACTCGGGCTTGAAGCGGAAGGCATCGACGGAGAAGATGCCGGTCTCCAGCAGCTTCAGGGCCTGGCGCTGGCGGGTGGCGGGGACCGGCGTGATGGGGGCCCGGCCCGTGCCCGCGTGGTCGCGCAGGTGCACCACGCCGCCGATGTACTTGGCGCTCAGGTTGGCCGAGAGTCCCACCTGCCCCAGGGCCCGCAGCAGGCCGCGGCGCAGGGGCTGGTATTCCTCGCCATCCTGGAAGGTCCTGGCCTGCAGGCGCTCCCAGAGCTCCTTCGAGAGGCTCAGGCGCTTCTGGTAGAAGGCCAGCGGATCGGAGCCCAGATCCCGGCGGTTCACTTCAGGATCCATGCCCTCGAGCCCCATGAAGCCGAGAGCCTCCTCGTCCGTACCGTACGCCAGCTGGGGCTCGGAGCTGCGGGCGGCGATCTTGGCCAGGGCCCCCTTTTCTTCCGAAGCCGCCAGGGGCTTGTAGCCGTACTCGATGACCCAATGATCGTAGGGCCCCAGGGTGCTCATCACATACTCGCCCTGGCGCTGGCCCTTGAGCGCCAGGTTCAGCGCGTTGTAGTCCATGACGGAGCCCGTCAGGCCGTGGGTCTTGGTGAATTCCGGATTCGAGATCTGCTCCATGGAGTAGATCGTCGAAGCCCGGAAGTTGTGGCGCAGGCCGAGCGTGTGGCCCACCTCATGGGTGATCACATCCTTGAGCACCGCGGCCACATAGGCGTCCTCCTCGGGGCTGCCGGGGGTGATCTCGCCGCGGGTTTCCAGCAGATCGAGGGCGAACCCCATTTCCTGGTGGGCTTCCGCCGCATAGGTGCACAGGCTGTGGTCGTGCCGGGACAGGAAGGCGTCCTGGGCCTTGGGTGGCAGGGTCTCCCGGGCCTCCGTGCGGCTGCCGCGGGCCCAGACTTCCCCGATGCCGATGTCGGCGTCCAGGATCTCTCCGGTGCGGGGATCCACCTGGCTGGGTCCGATGGCGAAGCCGATGTCGGTGCCCGTGAGCCAGCGCAGGGAGGCGTGGCGGGCGTCGTGGGTATCCCAATCCGCATCGGCGGGCTGGACCTTGACCTGGACGGCGTTCTTGAAGCCCTGCTCTTCGAAGGCCTGATTCCAGGCCAGCACGCCTTGGGTGATGGCCGGCCGGTATTTCTCCGGAATGTTCCGGTCCAGCCAGAACACGATGGGCTGCTTGGGTTCGGAGAGGGCGGCTGCGGGATCCTTCTTCTCCAGGCGCCAGCGGTGGATGTAGTGCACCTTGGGATCCACCCGCGTGTCGTCGCCGAAGTCCCAGCGCGTGGTGGCGAAGTAGCCCAGCCGGTCATCGGCGAGGCGGGGAGCCATGGGCTGCTCCGGCAGCTTCGCGAAGGAGAAGTGCCAGCCGAGGAACAGACTGCGGATGTCCTCCAGCGTGCCCGGAGGCGGCACGAAGGGCATGGGGGGCGCCCCGGGCATCTGGATGGGCGGCAGCATGATGCGCGAGAGCGCGTAGTGGGCCTGGACCCGGAAGGCGGCCTGGTCCTCGCTGCTGCGGACCTTCTCGAAGAAGCTGTTGGAAGGGTCGAACCCGTAGGGTTGGCGGTAGGTGGCTTCCAGCCGCGTGGCCCCCATGGGGATGTCCTTCAGCAGCAGGGCGTTGGCCTCCACCAGGAAGGATTTCCGCTCGGGGTGGGGTTGGCTCAGCACCGGGGCGCTGGACAGCAGGCTGTCGCTGAAGCCCTCCGCCACGGCCCGGGCCGCCGGCGAGCCCTCGGGCGCGGTGAAGGTCGTGTTCTTGGCCAGGAGCTGGAGGCTGTTCCCCACGCGGCGGAAGCTCACCAGGTGGCTGTCATCCATCATGCCGCCGTAGATGCCGCGCTCGCCGGTGCCCCGGGTGCTGCTGACCGCGAAGAAGAAGGGCATGTCCAGCTGCTCGGGCTTCACCTCGATCCAGACCTTGTCGTCCTTCGTCCAGAGCGTGAAGAGCCCCTTGTGCTCCTTGGCCTCCTTCACGACATCCGCGAAGGGCTTCAGGGCCCCGGGGGCCGGTGCGGCGGCGGGCGCCGGCGCGGGGGCTTTGCCCCCGTTCGGAGCCGTCTGGGCGGCCAGGCTCAGGCACAACAGGGGCGGGAGCGCGGAAAGGCGCTGGGGCAGGTACATGCGGGTCCTCCTCCGATGGGGATGTCCCCTACCATACGCTGCCTTCGTGGGGTTCGTTTAGAGGCTCTCCACGCGGGAGGGCCCGGGCCAGACGGGCCGCCCCTCTGGATTCAGGCCGCTCCGGCGAGGCCTTCGATCCAGGCGAGGACATCGGCCCGCATCTCCGGACTCAGCCGGTGGTCCACCGGGTAGAGGCGGGTGATGTGGGGGATGCCCAGGTCGTCCAGCCACTGATCGGCCCGCTGGGCCCAGGCCACCGGCAGGGTCCGGTCCCGTTCGCCGTGGCCGATGAAGCCGCGCAGGTGCCCCAGCCACTCCCGGCCGGCGATGCGGGGTTCGAGCTCCGGCAGGATGCGGCCGGAAAGGATGGCGAAGCCGCCCAGCCGCTCCGGGGCGCTGAGGGCCACGCCGGCGCTCATGATGCCGCCCTGGCTGAACCCGCCGATGACGGTCTGGCGGGCCTCGACGCCGTGGATGGACTGCATGCGGTCGACGAACCGGATGAGCGCGTGGCGGCTGGCTTCGGCCTCGGCGACGGTGATCTTCGGACCTTCGGCCGTGAAGGTCACGCGGAACCATCCGTACTGGTCGGGTCCGAGCTGGAGCCCTCCCCGGACCAGGACCACCAACGACTCGGTGTCCACCCCCTCCGCCAGGTCGGCCAGGTCCGTCTCCCGGCCGCCCACCCCGTGCAGGAGCACCACGAGCGCCTTGGGCCGGGCAGGTGAGGGCAACCGCAGGCGGTAGGACAGGCCGGAAACCGGGTCCAGCTGGAGGGGGCCCAGCGAAGGAACAGGAGAAGGAGCGGGGGAGGACATGAGATCTCCGTCAGGGGCCGAGGTCCGAAGCCGCCGACCTCCCGAAGGCCGTGGGGACGGCCTCCAGGAGGAGTCGGTGGCGGCCCCGGATGGCCGCGGTTCAGGCCTTACTTCTTGGCGGAAGCGGAAACCTTGCCGGCTTCGACATTCAGGCTGATGGCGACCGTCTCGCCGACGACGCCGGGGAAGGTCTTGATGCCGAACTCGCTGCGGTTGAGGCTGAGGGCGCCGTCCACGAAGCCGGCCACCACGCTGCCGGGCTGCATGCCGGGCTGGGTTCCAGCATTGGTGATGGGGAAGGTGATGCGCTTGGTGACCCCGTGCATGGTGAAGTCGCCGGTGACCTCCAGCTTGCCCTTGGCCACTTCCTTCACGGAGGTGCTCTTGAAGGTGACGGTGGGGAACTTCTCGACATCGAAGAAGTCGGGGGACTTGAGGTGCTTGTCGCGGGCCTCATTGTCCGTGGTGATGCTGGCGGAGTCGATGGTGACCTCGACGCTGGACTTGCTGATGTTCGCGGAGTCCACCTTGATGGTCCCGTTGAACTTCGTGAAGCGGCCGCTGGTCTTGGCCAGAAGGTGGCCGACCTTGAAGCTGACTTCGCTGTGGACGGGGTCGATCTTGTAGACATCCTGGGCCAGGGCGGGCAGAGCCGCGAGGGCGAGGGACGCGAGAAGGACGCGGAAGGGGTGTCGCATGTGACCTCCAAAGAATAGGTGTTTCACCATGCAATTAAGAATAGGCTTCATTTCTAGAGTTGCAACACCTTTTTGGAGAAATTCTTTCGCCCCTCCGGCCGAACGGTCGAAATGTTAGAAAAAAATAAAGATAAATACTCCGTGAGCTCGCTTGGAGCCCTCCAGACCGCGTCACCCAAGGCCGTTGCTTGCCCCCTGCTTTCGCCCAGGGAAGGGAATTCAGACTTTCGGCGCGTCCATCCCGAAGGCCGCCCAGCCCTCCTTGGTGGGGCCGTAGATGCTGGGCACATGCAGGCCGGCCTGGCGCATGAGGACGGTCATCTGACCGCGGTGGTGGGTCTGGTGGCTGACCAGGACATAGAGCGCGAAGGCGCCGGTCCAGGTCTCGCCATAGAGGGTGAAGTTGCGGCCCAGTTCGGTGTTGCTCCAGCTGCCGATGTGGTCCAGCAGGGAATCGCTCACGGCGTGGTAGGCGGCGGCGACCTCGGCCATGGTGGGCGGGGGGGGCGTGGCGATGAACCCGTCGGGCCCCAGCCCCACGGGTCCCTTCACCTTCAGGCCCAGGTTCTGGGGCAGCTCCAGGACGGTTTCCACCAGGTGCCAGGCCATGCGCCGCAGGTCGCGATGCTGGTCGTCCACGGCCTGATGGGCCGCCGCATCGGGAATGGCCGCGAAGACCGCCAGGGTCTTCTCCGCCTCCTGCTGCCAGATGGTCTTGAAGTCATCCACGCGACGGAACATGCCAGCCTCCGGAAAGGTCCCCGGAAGCATAGCGCAGTGGGGCCCGGGGGGAAGAAGGTCAGACGGGCGTGACGCTGCGGCGCTTGGCGGGCCAGGCTTCCCGGCGGCGGGCCCGGGCGAGACGAGTGACGAGCTCGGCGCGGAGGTCGGCGGGATCCACGATGGCGTCCACATGCAGATCCGCGCCCAGCTTCTTCAGGTTGATGTCCTCGTTGTACTCGTCGCGGAGCTGCTGGACATAGGCGACCCGCTCCTCTTCCGGCTTCTCCGCGATCTTGTTGGCGAAGACGGCGTTCACGGCGGCCTCGGCGCCCATGACGGCGATGCTGGCCGTGGGCAGCGCCAGCGTGGCATCCGGATCGAAGCCCGGGCCGCTCATGGCGTAGAGGCCTGCCCCATACGCCTTGCGCACCACCACGCAGATGCGCGGCGTGCTGCAGCTGGCCATGGCGCTGATCATCTTGGCGCCGTGGCGGATGATGCCCTGCTTCTCCACGGCGCTGCCGATCATGAAACCCGGCACATCGCTGAGGAACACGAGGGGGATGCCGAAGGCGTCGCAGAGGGTCATGAAGCGGGTGGCCTTGTCGGCGCTGTCCACGAACAGCACGCCGCCCTTCACCCGGGGCTGGTTGGCCAGGATGCCCACGGGCTTGCCGTCCAACCGGGCCAGGCCGGTGATGATCTCCCCGGCGAAGAGCTTCTTCACCTCCAGGAAGCTGCCCTCGTCCACCAGGCCCTCGATGAAGTCCTTCATCTGGAAGGGGGAGTTGATGTCCTTGGGGACGAGCGCACCCAGAGCCTTCGCTTTGGGCGAGACCGCCTTCGGCGGAGCCGCCGGCACGGCGTCTTCGCAGTGCTGGGGGAAGTAGGACAGGTACTGGCGGCAGAGCTCGATGGCCTCCACCTCGGTCTTGCAGAGGAAGTCGCCGCAGCCGCTCACGGAGCAGTGCATGCGCGCGCCGCCGAGATCCTCGAGGCTGATCTTCTCGCCGATCACCATCTCCGCCATGCGGGGTGAGCCCAGGTACATGCTGGCGTTGCCTTCCACCATCACCACCACATCGCAGAAGGCCGGGATGTAGGCGCCGCCCGCGGCCGAGGGGCCGAAGAGCAGGCAGACCTGGGGCACCAGGCCCGACAGGGCCACCTCCATGTGGAAGATGGTCCCGGCATGGCGGCGGCCGGGGAACATGTCGAGCTGGTCGGTGATGCGGGCTCCGGCCGAGTCCACCAGGTAGAGCATGGGGACCTTCATCCGCATGGCCACTTCCTGGATGCGGATGATCTTCTCCACCGTGCGGGCGCCCCAGCTGCCGGCCTTGATGGTGCTGTCGTTGGCCATCAAGGCCACGGGACGGCCACCCACCAGGGCCGTGCCCGTGATGACGCCGTCCGCGGGAAGGTCCTTGTGCAGGGCATTGGCGAAGAGGCCGTCCTCGACGAAGCTCCCCTCGTCCACCAGCAGCCGGATGCGCTCCCGGGCGAAGAGCTTGCCCGCTTCGGCATTCTTCTCGTGAGCCTTGGGCGAGCCGCCTTTCTTGACGCGATCAACTTCCGAATGAAAGTGCTCCAGCTGCATGGGGACCTCGGATGGATCCTTCAGCATATGCGATCCTGGATGGATGCTGGACGGCGATGGATCGAAGCGGCCCGGGTTCCTGACGGTGCCCTTTCTGATCGTCTGTTCCTTCTACTTCCTGGTCTTCGCGGCCGGCTACCAGCTCTTCCCCGTGGTGCCTTTGCGCCTCCGGGATCTGGGTGCGAGCCTGGCCGAAAGCGGGCGATTCCAGACGGCCTTCATGCTGGGCTCGGGCTTCGGCGCGCTGTTCACGGGGCCCCTGGGCGACCGCCTGGGGCCGCGCCGCGTGTTGCGGGTGGCCTCCCTCGCGGTGGTCGGCATCCTGGTGGTCTACGCATTGCTGAGAGTGCGTTGGGTGTTCTACCTGCTGGCGCCGGTGCACGGCCTGTTGTGGTCGGCCCTGCGCACCGCCTCCATCTCCAAGGTGGGAGGCATCCTGCCCCTGGAGCATCGGGCGCAGGGGCTTTCGATCTTCGGCCTCACGGGGCCCGGTGGCGTGGCGGTGGGCCCCCTCGTGGGCCTCTGGCTGATGCCCCACCTGGGGTTCACCTGGATGATGGTCCTGCTCGCAGGCGTCTTCGCGCTGCTGCATTCGCTGATCGGCGTCCTGCCCCGCGAGGCCCCGCGGGAGATCGCCGGCACGGTGTTCCAGTGGCCGGACCGGTCTGTGTGGGGCCCGGTGGCCGTCATGGGATTGGTGGGTCTCAGCTTCGGCCCCATGACGCCCTACAGCGCCCAGGAGGCCAAGGCCCTGGGCCTGGCCTGGCCCTCCGCCTTCCTGACCTGCTTCGCCCTGGGGATGATGGCCATGCGCGGCCTGCTCGCCCTCACCGGCATGGGGCGGCGGCCCGTGGCCCTGATGCCGGGCATGGCCGCCCTGACGGCCGTGGGGTACGGGATGCTGGCCTTCCTGCCGGGCGGGCTGGCCCGCCACCTTTCCGCGGGCCTCGTCTATGGCGCCGGCTACGGGATGGTCCACACCCTGATGCTGACCCACCTGCTGGAGACCACGGCACCCCAGCGGCGCGGATCGGCCGCGGGAGCCTTCTTCTTCGCTTTCGACGCCGCCACCGCCCTGGGGGCGCTCGGCCTGGGCTGGGTCATGCAGCACGGAGGCTTCCGCTGGGGCTGGGCCATCGGGGCCGGCCTGATGACTCTGGCCATTCCCGTGGCCCAGCGCGTCGTCGGGAAGCGGCCGACCGTGACACCCGAGGCGGAGCTCCCTGCCATTCTGGGATCATGAAGGATCTTTCCAACCCCCGCCCCAGCCTCGTCACCCGGCAATTCGCCCTGGTGTGGGCGCTGACCTTCGTCACCTTCTTCGCCGCGTTCCAGCTCTTCCCCACCGTGCCCCTGCGCTTGAGGGATCTCGGGGCGAGCCTGGCGGAAAGTGGCCGCTTCATGAGCCTCTTCACCCTGGGCAGCGCCCTGGGCGCATTGTTCACGGGCCCGCTCGGCGACCGGGTGGGACACCGCCGCCTGGTGATCACCTCGGCGATGCTCTACGCGGCCTTCCTCGCGGCCTACGCCGTGATGCCCACCCGCTGGGGCTTCTACCTGCTCGCCTTTCCCCACGGCATCGTGTGGTCCGGCCTGCTGACGGCCACCATGGCCTCGCTGGCCCATGTGCTGCCCGCCGACCGCCATGCGGACGGCCTCAGCCTCTATGGCCTGGCCAGCCCCGGCGGCGTCATCGTGGGTCCCCTGCTGGGTCTGTGGATTCAGCAACG harbors:
- a CDS encoding MFS transporter → MLDGDGSKRPGFLTVPFLIVCSFYFLVFAAGYQLFPVVPLRLRDLGASLAESGRFQTAFMLGSGFGALFTGPLGDRLGPRRVLRVASLAVVGILVVYALLRVRWVFYLLAPVHGLLWSALRTASISKVGGILPLEHRAQGLSIFGLTGPGGVAVGPLVGLWLMPHLGFTWMMVLLAGVFALLHSLIGVLPREAPREIAGTVFQWPDRSVWGPVAVMGLVGLSFGPMTPYSAQEAKALGLAWPSAFLTCFALGMMAMRGLLALTGMGRRPVALMPGMAALTAVGYGMLAFLPGGLARHLSAGLVYGAGYGMVHTLMLTHLLETTAPQRRGSAAGAFFFAFDAATALGALGLGWVMQHGGFRWGWAIGAGLMTLAIPVAQRVVGKRPTVTPEAELPAILGS